The Saccharopolyspora gloriosae genome window below encodes:
- a CDS encoding aldehyde dehydrogenase family protein, translated as MSNTEGPSTLFIDGTWQPAAAGGVREIHSPADGTLVTTVSEGDRADTERAVLAARRAFDDGAWANTSAWDRGDLLLRVADILVRDKDEFARAESGDTGKRLVESEYDMDDIAGCFRYFGKIAGTDGGSVIDTGSPDSFSRVRYEPVGVCGMITPWNFPLLQVAWKVAPAIAAGDTFVLKPSELTPSTAILLMRALTEAGLPSGVGNLVLGTGPEVGAVLSEHPDIDLVSFTGGLHTGRRVAAAAAATVKKVALELGGKNPNVVFADADFDTAVDYALMAVFLHSGQVCSAGARLIVQDEIHDRFVDEVVRRAEKIRIGGPYDTDAETGPLISAAHLEKVDAYVQKCVEEGAVLRTGGRRPEGEQYADGHYYLPTVLDEVQQGSYAVVEESFGPVLTVERFTDEDDAVRIANDTHYGLAGAVFSSEVSKAQRVAHRLRHGTVWINDFHPYLPQAEWGGYKQSGIGRELGPTGLGEYQEAKHIHQNLRPVPPRWFDGR; from the coding sequence ATGTCGAATACCGAAGGCCCGAGCACGCTGTTCATCGACGGGACCTGGCAGCCCGCCGCCGCCGGCGGCGTCCGCGAAATCCACAGCCCCGCCGACGGCACCCTCGTCACCACCGTCTCCGAAGGTGACCGCGCCGACACCGAACGCGCCGTGCTCGCCGCCCGCCGCGCCTTCGACGACGGCGCCTGGGCGAACACCTCCGCCTGGGACCGCGGCGACCTGCTGCTGCGAGTCGCCGACATCCTCGTCCGGGACAAGGACGAATTCGCCCGCGCCGAATCCGGCGACACCGGCAAACGCCTGGTGGAGAGCGAATACGACATGGACGACATCGCCGGCTGCTTCCGCTACTTCGGCAAGATCGCGGGCACCGACGGCGGCAGCGTCATCGACACCGGCTCCCCCGACTCGTTCAGCCGCGTGCGCTACGAACCCGTCGGCGTGTGCGGAATGATCACGCCGTGGAACTTCCCGCTGCTGCAGGTGGCGTGGAAGGTCGCTCCCGCCATCGCCGCCGGCGACACCTTCGTGCTCAAGCCCAGCGAACTCACGCCCAGCACCGCGATCCTGCTGATGCGCGCCCTCACCGAGGCCGGACTGCCCTCCGGGGTCGGCAACCTCGTGCTCGGCACCGGCCCCGAAGTCGGCGCCGTCCTGTCCGAACACCCCGACATCGACCTCGTCTCGTTCACCGGCGGCCTGCACACCGGGCGCCGCGTGGCGGCGGCAGCGGCGGCCACCGTGAAGAAGGTCGCGCTGGAGCTCGGCGGGAAGAACCCCAACGTCGTGTTCGCCGACGCCGACTTCGACACCGCCGTCGACTACGCCCTGATGGCGGTGTTCCTGCACTCCGGGCAGGTCTGCTCCGCCGGGGCCCGGCTGATCGTGCAGGACGAGATCCACGACCGCTTCGTCGACGAAGTCGTGCGCCGCGCCGAGAAGATCCGCATCGGCGGCCCCTACGACACCGACGCGGAGACCGGCCCGCTGATCTCCGCCGCGCACCTGGAGAAGGTCGACGCCTACGTCCAGAAGTGCGTCGAAGAAGGCGCCGTGCTGCGCACCGGTGGCCGCCGCCCCGAAGGCGAGCAGTACGCCGACGGCCACTACTACCTGCCGACCGTGCTGGACGAAGTCCAGCAGGGCTCGTACGCGGTCGTCGAAGAATCCTTCGGCCCGGTGCTGACCGTGGAGCGGTTCACCGACGAGGACGACGCCGTGCGCATCGCCAACGACACCCACTACGGCCTGGCCGGCGCCGTGTTCAGCTCCGAGGTGAGCAAGGCGCAGCGCGTCGCGCACCGGCTCCGCCACGGCACCGTGTGGATCAACGACTTCCACCCCTACCTGCCGCAGGCCGAATGGGGCGGATACAAGCAGTCCGGCATCGGACGCGAGCTCGGGCCCACCGGGCTCGGCGAGTACCAGGAGGCCAAACACATCCACCAGAACCTCCGCCCTGTTCCTCCTAGGTGGTTTGACGGGCGGTAA
- a CDS encoding APC family permease, with protein sequence MSAPSGDAELGEFGYTNKLKRTLGSFHTFAAGISYISVLTGTFQLSYFGLSFGGPAYWWSWPMVFFGQLMVALSFAELASHYPIAGSIYNWSKRLGGKHVAWLAGWMMLLASIVSIAATALAYQHTLPQIWGAFQVIGDGSGTTEAANGVLLASGLIVFTTLINAFGVKLMARINSAGVAIELVAAVLLILVLAVFATRGPEVVLDTQGTGSAYGGSGYLGAFLVAAIASSYVMYGFDTASSLGEESIDPHRNAPKAILRSLIASFVLGGLIILLALMAARDLTAPQLTEDGLQFVLTDALGPLVGRLFLLVVFVAITVCVLAVHTAAIRIAFAMARDNALPGGSKLARVSPRFQTPVIPAIVIGVLAVAMLVFNIGQPQIFSAVTSLAIILIYISYLLVTIPMLVARLRGKWSSEKQEGRFSLGRWGLPVNIAAVLWGLGMTVNLAWPRNEVYNAEPPFHWYLQWISVLFVGITAGGGFAYYWFVQRHRIGVLADHAANASEDTEDPKPALS encoded by the coding sequence ATGAGCGCGCCCTCCGGTGACGCCGAACTCGGCGAGTTCGGCTACACCAACAAACTGAAGAGGACCCTCGGGTCGTTCCACACGTTCGCCGCGGGCATCAGCTACATCTCGGTGCTGACCGGCACCTTCCAGCTGTCGTACTTCGGGTTGTCCTTCGGCGGTCCCGCCTACTGGTGGTCCTGGCCGATGGTCTTCTTCGGCCAGCTGATGGTGGCGTTGAGCTTCGCGGAGCTGGCCTCGCACTACCCGATCGCCGGGTCCATCTACAACTGGTCGAAGCGGCTCGGCGGCAAGCACGTCGCCTGGCTCGCGGGCTGGATGATGCTGCTGGCCTCGATCGTGTCGATCGCGGCGACGGCGCTGGCCTACCAGCACACGCTGCCGCAGATCTGGGGCGCCTTCCAGGTCATCGGTGACGGATCGGGCACGACGGAAGCCGCCAACGGGGTGCTGCTGGCTTCCGGGCTGATCGTGTTCACCACGCTGATCAACGCGTTCGGCGTGAAGCTGATGGCCCGGATCAACAGCGCGGGCGTGGCGATCGAACTGGTCGCGGCGGTGCTGCTGATCCTGGTGCTGGCGGTGTTCGCGACCCGCGGACCCGAAGTCGTGCTCGACACGCAGGGCACCGGTTCGGCCTACGGCGGCAGCGGTTACCTGGGTGCGTTCCTCGTCGCCGCGATCGCCTCCTCCTACGTGATGTACGGCTTCGACACGGCGTCCTCGCTGGGCGAGGAGTCGATCGACCCGCACCGCAACGCGCCGAAGGCGATCCTGCGGTCGCTGATCGCGTCGTTCGTGCTCGGCGGGCTGATCATCCTGCTGGCGCTGATGGCCGCCCGCGACCTCACCGCGCCGCAGCTGACCGAGGACGGGCTCCAGTTCGTGCTCACCGACGCGCTCGGCCCGCTGGTGGGCAGGTTGTTCCTGCTGGTGGTGTTCGTGGCGATCACGGTGTGCGTGCTGGCCGTGCACACCGCGGCGATCCGCATCGCGTTCGCGATGGCCCGCGACAACGCGCTGCCCGGCGGTTCGAAGCTGGCGCGGGTCAGCCCGCGGTTCCAGACTCCGGTGATCCCGGCGATCGTGATCGGCGTGCTGGCGGTGGCGATGCTGGTGTTCAACATCGGCCAGCCGCAGATCTTCTCCGCCGTGACCAGCCTCGCGATCATCCTGATCTACATCTCCTACCTGCTGGTGACGATCCCGATGCTGGTGGCCCGGCTGCGCGGCAAGTGGTCGTCGGAGAAGCAGGAAGGGCGCTTCTCGCTGGGCCGCTGGGGTCTGCCGGTCAACATCGCGGCCGTGCTGTGGGGCCTCGGCATGACGGTGAACCTGGCCTGGCCGCGCAACGAGGTCTACAACGCCGAACCGCCGTTCCACTGGTACCTGCAGTGGATCTCGGTGCTGTTCGTCGGCATCACGGCCGGTGGCGGCTTCGCCTACTACTGGTTCGTGCAGCGGCACCGCATCGGCGTGCTCGCCGACCACGCCGCGAACGCTTCGGAAGACACCGAGGACCCGAAACCTGCCCTGTCCTGA
- a CDS encoding GMC family oxidoreductase: MTEEFDYVVVGGGSAGAAVAARLSEDPSTTVCLLEAGPSDVGDKAILELDRWMALLESGYDWDYLVEPQEQGNSHMRHARARVLGGCSSHNSCIAFWAPAEDLDEWERMGATGWGAKDIFPLYKRLETNDGPGDHHGRSGPVTLRSVPPKDPSGVALLQACEQAGIPITEFNSGKTVTHGANWFQINAREDGTRSSSSVSYLHPIIGKRPNLEVRTDVRAKKVVFDGKRATGVHYLDPDLIHTRTVRARREVVLSTGAIDTPKLLMLSGIGPAEHLREVGVDVLVDSPGVGSNLQDHPEGVIGWDAKQPMPTESTQWWEIGIFTTTEPGLDRPDLMFHYGSVPFDMHTARQGYPTTENGFCLTPNVTRSRSIGTVRLRTRDFRDKPRVDPRYFTDPHDIRVMTHGIKLAREIVSQQAMQGWAGAELHPGPDVRTDDEIADYIRKTHNTVYHPAASVPMGADDDPNAPLDARLRVKGVEGLRVADASAMPFLVAVNPNITTMAIGEKCSDLLKEDNAG; encoded by the coding sequence ATGACCGAAGAGTTCGACTACGTGGTCGTCGGCGGCGGTAGCGCGGGTGCCGCGGTCGCCGCACGACTGTCCGAGGACCCGTCCACCACGGTGTGCCTGCTGGAGGCCGGTCCGTCCGACGTGGGCGACAAGGCGATCCTGGAGCTGGACCGCTGGATGGCACTGCTGGAATCCGGCTACGACTGGGACTACCTGGTGGAGCCGCAGGAGCAGGGCAACTCGCACATGCGCCACGCCCGCGCCCGCGTGCTCGGCGGCTGCTCCTCGCACAACTCGTGCATCGCGTTCTGGGCGCCCGCCGAGGACCTCGACGAGTGGGAGCGGATGGGCGCCACCGGCTGGGGCGCGAAGGACATCTTCCCGCTGTACAAGCGGCTGGAGACCAACGACGGCCCCGGCGACCACCACGGCCGCAGCGGCCCGGTGACGCTGCGCAGCGTGCCGCCGAAGGACCCGTCCGGGGTGGCGCTGCTCCAGGCGTGCGAGCAGGCGGGCATCCCGATCACCGAGTTCAACTCGGGCAAGACCGTCACGCACGGCGCGAACTGGTTCCAGATCAACGCCCGCGAGGACGGCACCCGCTCGTCGTCCTCGGTGTCCTACCTGCACCCGATCATCGGCAAGCGCCCGAACCTGGAGGTGCGCACCGACGTGCGCGCCAAGAAGGTCGTGTTCGACGGCAAGCGCGCCACCGGCGTGCACTACCTCGACCCCGACCTCATCCACACCCGCACGGTGCGGGCGCGGCGCGAGGTGGTGCTGTCCACCGGCGCCATCGACACGCCGAAGCTGCTGATGCTCTCCGGCATCGGCCCGGCCGAGCACCTGCGCGAGGTGGGCGTGGACGTGCTCGTCGACTCCCCCGGCGTGGGCTCGAACCTCCAGGACCACCCGGAGGGCGTCATCGGCTGGGACGCGAAGCAGCCGATGCCCACCGAATCGACCCAGTGGTGGGAGATCGGCATCTTCACCACCACCGAGCCGGGACTGGACCGGCCGGACCTGATGTTCCACTACGGTTCGGTGCCGTTCGACATGCACACCGCGCGGCAGGGCTACCCGACGACGGAGAACGGCTTCTGCCTGACGCCGAACGTCACCCGCAGCCGCTCCATCGGCACCGTCCGGTTGCGCACCCGCGACTTCCGGGACAAGCCGCGCGTCGACCCGCGGTACTTCACCGACCCGCACGACATCCGGGTGATGACCCACGGCATCAAGCTGGCCCGGGAGATCGTGTCGCAGCAGGCCATGCAGGGCTGGGCGGGCGCCGAGCTGCACCCCGGCCCGGACGTGCGAACCGACGACGAGATCGCCGACTACATCCGCAAGACGCACAACACCGTGTACCACCCGGCCGCGTCGGTGCCGATGGGCGCCGACGACGACCCGAACGCACCGCTGGACGCGCGGCTGCGCGTGAAGGGCGTCGAAGGTCTGCGGGTGGCGGACGCCTCGGCGATGCCGTTCCTGGTGGCGGTGAACCCGAACATCACCACCATGGCCATCGGCGAGAAGTGCTCCGACCTCCTCAAGGAGGACAACGCGGGGTGA
- a CDS encoding amidohydrolase family protein, with product MRLIAIEEHWTTEGIDRALRSRPAGARDESVVLNDRGDIPERLLDIGDRRIEAMDAAGVDVQILSIAPPGTHGLPAREAIELSRDANDQVSEAVRRHPARLRAMTTLPMSDPEAAVAELERIAGDPAHVGIMSYGRSGERPLDDPANDDLLATAAKAGKPIFLHPQIPPDAVREASFGGFDPMTGLALATFGWGWHVEAGLAVLRLIVRGTFDRHPDLQVVLGHWGEMLLFALDRVDGLSNVATHLERRVADYFRTNIHIATSGMLAPRLLRHALDYTSTDRILFSGDYPFHRVDATAVGGLLNELPDPGDRRKITHANAEALFGLADP from the coding sequence TTGAGACTCATCGCGATCGAGGAGCACTGGACCACCGAGGGGATCGACCGCGCGCTGCGCTCCCGACCGGCGGGTGCGCGGGACGAGAGCGTGGTGCTCAACGACCGGGGCGACATCCCCGAGCGCCTGCTCGACATCGGCGACCGGCGGATCGAGGCCATGGACGCGGCGGGCGTCGACGTGCAGATCCTCTCGATCGCCCCGCCCGGGACGCACGGTCTCCCGGCTCGCGAGGCGATCGAGCTCAGCCGGGACGCGAACGACCAGGTCAGCGAGGCCGTCAGGCGCCATCCGGCTCGGTTGCGGGCGATGACGACGTTGCCGATGTCCGACCCGGAGGCGGCCGTCGCCGAACTGGAGCGGATCGCGGGCGACCCCGCGCACGTCGGGATCATGTCTTACGGCCGCAGCGGCGAACGACCGCTGGACGACCCCGCCAACGACGACCTGCTCGCGACCGCCGCGAAAGCGGGCAAGCCGATCTTCCTGCATCCCCAGATCCCGCCGGACGCGGTCCGGGAGGCGTCCTTCGGCGGATTCGACCCGATGACCGGCCTCGCGCTGGCCACCTTCGGCTGGGGATGGCACGTCGAGGCGGGTCTCGCGGTGCTGCGCCTCATCGTGCGCGGCACGTTCGACCGCCACCCCGACCTGCAGGTCGTGCTGGGGCACTGGGGCGAGATGCTGCTGTTCGCGCTGGACCGCGTCGACGGCCTGTCGAACGTCGCGACCCACCTCGAACGGCGCGTCGCCGACTACTTCCGGACCAACATCCACATCGCGACCAGCGGCATGCTGGCGCCGCGGCTGCTGCGCCACGCGCTGGACTACACCAGCACCGACCGCATCCTGTTCTCCGGCGACTACCCCTTCCACCGGGTCGACGCCACGGCCGTCGGCGGCTTGCTGAACGAGCTCCCCGACCCCGGGGACCGGCGGAAGATCACGCACGCCAATGCGGAAGCGCTCTTCGGCCTCGCCGACCCGTGA
- a CDS encoding TetR family transcriptional regulator, which produces MDEPKTRAAKRAATAQQILEAAQDEFGEHGLEGSTVRGIAHRAGVDPSLVIQHYGSKNDLFAIAIRLPRDSTGHDVAEHLFDVLDVRLGELPAETRALVRSMLTAPEATAAMREFLDERTANLARGGDDDAELRAALTVSSILGLTIARHFLKLDALAEISEEQVENTVRPWITAALGDDVDLSR; this is translated from the coding sequence GTGGACGAACCGAAGACGCGCGCGGCCAAACGCGCCGCCACCGCTCAGCAGATCCTCGAAGCCGCCCAGGACGAGTTCGGCGAACACGGGCTGGAAGGATCGACCGTCCGCGGTATCGCACACCGGGCCGGAGTTGACCCGTCCCTGGTCATCCAGCACTACGGCTCGAAGAACGACCTCTTCGCCATCGCGATCCGGCTCCCCCGCGACAGCACCGGGCACGACGTCGCCGAGCACCTCTTCGACGTCCTCGACGTCCGCCTGGGCGAGCTCCCGGCGGAAACCCGCGCGCTCGTGCGGTCCATGCTCACCGCGCCGGAGGCGACGGCGGCCATGCGGGAGTTCCTCGACGAACGGACCGCGAACCTCGCGCGCGGCGGGGACGACGACGCGGAACTGCGAGCCGCGCTGACCGTCAGCAGCATCCTCGGGCTGACGATCGCGCGGCACTTCCTCAAGCTCGACGCGCTCGCCGAGATCTCCGAGGAGCAGGTCGAGAACACCGTCCGCCCGTGGATCACCGCCGCGCTCGGCGACGACGTCGACCTGTCCCGCTGA
- a CDS encoding alpha/beta hydrolase, with protein sequence MKTPVTFPSSGLALAGVLLTPDDRPAERLPGLVISHPGGGVKEQSPTIYGERLVREGFAVLIFDAAYQGESEGEPRGTEDPAQRAEDIRSAVSHLGTRPEIDPERIGALGICASGGYVPYAAQTDRRIKAVATVSAGDFGKVLREGIDGKQDPAVLDDLLARAGALRTAEARGEEPLRVPWVPDEMRDSASRQDRETWEYYRTARGAHPRAGGTRLVRDLDRVALHDSFAMIGLLAPRPLLMIAGSEAETAHHSREAVAAATGPARLHVIEGATHVDLYDRDEHVTPAVAELAGFFAEHLAA encoded by the coding sequence ATGAAGACACCGGTCACCTTCCCCAGCAGCGGTCTCGCCCTCGCCGGGGTCCTGCTCACCCCGGACGACCGCCCCGCCGAACGGCTCCCGGGCCTCGTCATCTCCCATCCCGGCGGCGGGGTGAAGGAGCAGAGCCCGACGATCTACGGCGAACGCCTGGTCCGCGAAGGGTTCGCCGTGCTGATCTTCGACGCCGCCTACCAGGGTGAGAGCGAAGGCGAACCGCGCGGCACGGAGGACCCTGCCCAGCGCGCCGAGGACATCCGCTCGGCGGTGAGCCACCTCGGCACCCGCCCGGAGATCGACCCGGAGCGGATCGGGGCACTGGGCATCTGCGCCTCCGGCGGCTACGTCCCATACGCCGCGCAAACCGACCGGCGGATCAAGGCCGTGGCCACCGTCAGCGCGGGCGACTTCGGCAAGGTCCTCCGTGAGGGAATCGACGGCAAGCAGGACCCCGCGGTGCTCGACGACCTGCTCGCCCGGGCCGGGGCGCTGCGCACCGCCGAGGCGCGGGGCGAGGAGCCGCTGCGAGTGCCGTGGGTCCCGGACGAGATGCGGGATTCCGCGTCCCGCCAGGACCGGGAGACCTGGGAGTACTACCGCACCGCGCGCGGCGCCCACCCGCGCGCCGGCGGCACCCGGTTGGTGCGCGACCTCGACCGGGTCGCGCTGCACGACTCCTTCGCGATGATCGGGCTGCTCGCGCCCCGCCCGCTGCTGATGATCGCCGGTTCGGAGGCCGAGACCGCGCACCACAGCCGGGAGGCGGTCGCGGCGGCGACCGGACCCGCGCGGCTGCACGTCATCGAGGGCGCCACCCACGTGGACCTCTACGACCGCGACGAGCACGTCACCCCCGCGGTGGCGGAGCTGGCAGGCTTCTTCGCCGAACACCTGGCGGCCTGA
- a CDS encoding helix-turn-helix domain-containing protein encodes MTDAAHRSELGDFLRARRGQLSPAAVGLPGSGGRRRVRGLRREEVAALTSISTDHYTRLEQGRRQASEPVLDALARVLRLGDDERAYLFGLSGKDAAPPGHRVVQEARPQLRRLLDDLTGTPAVVLGRRTDVLAWNPMAAALFLDFARIPPQQRNFVRLVFTDPAFRALYPDWEHTAQACAAQLRMEAALDPDDPALAELVGELSALDPDFRRWWGAHEVAVRSEGAKRLCHPIAGDLTLDWSTLTCATDPGQQLIALTAEPGTPGDDGLRLLAARVRDEAEH; translated from the coding sequence ATGACCGACGCGGCGCACCGCAGCGAACTGGGCGACTTCCTCCGGGCCCGGCGCGGGCAGCTGAGTCCCGCCGCGGTGGGGCTGCCCGGCTCCGGCGGCAGGCGGCGGGTGCGGGGCCTGCGCCGGGAAGAAGTGGCCGCGCTGACCTCGATCAGCACCGACCACTACACCCGCCTGGAGCAGGGCCGCAGGCAGGCTTCGGAACCGGTGCTGGACGCCCTCGCGCGCGTCCTGCGGCTCGGGGACGACGAACGCGCCTACCTGTTCGGGCTGTCCGGCAAGGACGCCGCCCCGCCCGGCCACCGGGTCGTGCAGGAGGCCCGGCCGCAGCTGCGGCGGCTGCTGGACGACCTCACCGGCACGCCGGCCGTGGTCCTGGGCCGCCGCACCGACGTGCTCGCGTGGAACCCGATGGCCGCCGCGCTGTTCCTCGACTTCGCCCGGATTCCGCCGCAGCAGCGGAATTTCGTGCGGCTGGTGTTCACCGATCCGGCCTTCCGGGCGCTGTACCCGGATTGGGAGCACACTGCGCAGGCCTGCGCGGCGCAGCTGCGCATGGAGGCCGCGCTGGATCCGGACGATCCGGCGCTAGCCGAGCTGGTCGGCGAGCTCTCGGCGCTGGATCCGGATTTCCGGCGGTGGTGGGGCGCCCACGAGGTCGCCGTGCGCAGCGAGGGCGCCAAGCGGCTGTGCCACCCGATCGCCGGAGATCTCACGCTCGACTGGTCGACGCTCACCTGCGCCACCGATCCCGGCCAGCAGCTCATCGCGCTCACCGCGGAGCCTGGCACTCCCGGCGACGACGGCCTGCGCCTGCTCGCCGCGCGCGTGCGCGACGAGGCCGAACACTAG
- a CDS encoding ester cyclase encodes MISDELRTRRLAIIDEHMNTEVTHEFDLTLETFHGHPHYEIMPTGQVFDGAEAVMGYYRTTREAFPDQRHDNVRTHVSDETIIVEFDLLGTNLGEFYGMPPTGKSFRVPVIAVFFFEEDRIVNERVYFDSASLVNQIGRGELLALVGQEL; translated from the coding sequence ATGATCTCCGACGAGCTCCGCACCCGCCGCCTCGCCATCATCGACGAGCACATGAACACCGAGGTCACCCACGAGTTCGACCTCACCCTGGAGACGTTCCACGGGCACCCGCACTACGAGATCATGCCCACCGGCCAGGTCTTCGACGGCGCGGAAGCGGTCATGGGCTACTACCGCACGACCCGCGAGGCGTTCCCCGACCAGCGCCACGACAACGTCCGCACGCACGTCTCCGACGAGACGATCATCGTCGAGTTCGACCTGCTCGGCACCAACCTCGGCGAGTTCTACGGCATGCCGCCCACCGGGAAGTCCTTCCGAGTTCCGGTGATCGCCGTGTTCTTCTTCGAGGAGGACCGGATCGTCAACGAACGCGTCTACTTCGACAGCGCGAGCCTGGTGAACCAGATCGGCCGCGGCGAACTGCTCGCCCTGGTCGGCCAGGAACTGTGA
- a CDS encoding TetR/AcrR family transcriptional regulator, with amino-acid sequence MSRHESRRSQEERRDEAERRLLDAAAELIGEVGPSKVTLAAIGQRAGYSRGLATHHFGSKPALMRRLVDSVTDRFREVLRPDELPASPLDAALSLVGTYFDVVADLPATHRARLVLWADAVATDSPDARSAMTTADRVFREEITAVLERGRSTGEVPDSVHPDGLATVLIGMLRGVALESMIDDTVDLGACRAEVERLLTARLATDAP; translated from the coding sequence TTGAGCCGCCACGAATCCCGCCGCTCCCAGGAGGAACGGCGCGACGAGGCCGAACGCCGCCTGCTCGACGCCGCGGCGGAACTGATCGGCGAGGTCGGGCCGTCGAAGGTGACGCTGGCGGCCATCGGTCAGCGGGCCGGCTACAGCCGGGGCCTGGCGACGCACCACTTCGGTTCGAAACCGGCGCTGATGCGGCGGCTCGTCGACTCGGTGACCGACCGGTTCCGGGAAGTGCTGCGCCCGGACGAGCTCCCCGCGAGCCCGCTCGACGCGGCACTGAGCCTGGTCGGCACCTACTTCGACGTCGTGGCCGACCTGCCCGCGACGCACCGGGCGCGACTGGTGCTGTGGGCCGACGCGGTGGCCACCGACTCCCCCGACGCGCGTTCCGCGATGACCACGGCCGACCGCGTGTTCCGCGAGGAGATCACGGCGGTGCTGGAACGCGGCAGGAGCACCGGCGAGGTCCCGGACTCGGTGCACCCCGACGGCCTCGCGACGGTGCTCATCGGGATGCTGCGCGGCGTCGCCCTGGAATCGATGATCGACGACACCGTGGACCTCGGCGCGTGCCGCGCGGAGGTCGAACGGCTGCTCACCGCGCGGCTGGCGACCGATGCGCCCTGA
- a CDS encoding MBL fold metallo-hydrolase, which yields MKVHHLNCGTMRSLVAPLICHVLLIETDGGLALVDTGFGLRDIAAPAQRLGMIRHLNRPVLDSEETAAHQVERLGFRRDDVRHIVLTHFDSDHIGGLSDFPDAQVHLTSAEAAGALSPSSGQERSRYRPVQWAHHPNLVEHGADGETWRGFAAAEELTGIAPGIVLIPLPGHTRGHAAVAVDAGEHWVLHAGDAFFHRNTLDGGSVPAALRVQEAAIAHDRARVRDNHARLAELHQRGDPDLAIICAHDPVLFEQMRG from the coding sequence GTGAAGGTGCACCACCTCAACTGCGGCACCATGCGCTCGCTGGTCGCACCGCTGATCTGCCACGTGCTGCTGATCGAGACCGACGGCGGGCTGGCGCTCGTCGACACCGGGTTCGGCTTGCGCGACATCGCCGCGCCGGCGCAGCGCCTCGGGATGATCCGCCACCTGAACCGACCGGTCCTGGACTCCGAGGAAACAGCGGCCCACCAGGTCGAACGGCTCGGATTCCGCCGCGACGACGTCCGTCACATCGTGCTCACGCACTTCGACTCCGACCACATCGGCGGCCTGTCCGACTTCCCGGACGCCCAGGTGCACCTCACCTCCGCCGAGGCGGCGGGGGCGCTGAGCCCGTCGTCCGGGCAGGAACGGTCCCGGTACCGGCCGGTGCAGTGGGCGCACCACCCGAACCTCGTCGAGCACGGCGCCGACGGCGAAACGTGGCGAGGTTTCGCGGCGGCGGAGGAGCTCACCGGCATCGCCCCCGGCATCGTGCTCATCCCGCTGCCCGGCCACACCCGAGGGCACGCGGCCGTCGCGGTGGACGCCGGCGAGCACTGGGTGCTGCACGCCGGTGACGCGTTCTTCCACCGCAACACGCTCGACGGCGGCTCGGTGCCCGCGGCGCTGCGGGTGCAGGAGGCCGCCATCGCCCACGACCGGGCTCGGGTCCGCGACAACCACGCCCGCCTCGCGGAGCTGCACCAGCGGGGCGACCCGGACCTGGCGATCATCTGCGCCCACGACCCGGTGCTGTTCGAGCAGATGCGGGGCTGA
- a CDS encoding AAA family ATPase gives MFVRRARVREAHHPESWRSWPFSVPCVRDVAENGVTFTKPVTMLVGENGSGKSTLVEAIAEGFGLDSHGGKAGRKYASSRPKTPLGEVLELETTSAGAKMRAGSRTGKRGFFLRAETAFEMIRNLAGAPGYWDADTVRMSHGEGFLAVFHQMLGARGFYVLDEPEAGLSFSACLRLVALLHEIGESGAQVICATHSPILAGVPGADVLEVGEHGLRRTTWSDLDQVDHWARYLANPDAYLCHIVDR, from the coding sequence GTGTTCGTTCGGCGGGCGCGGGTCCGGGAGGCCCACCACCCCGAGTCGTGGCGGTCGTGGCCGTTCTCCGTTCCCTGCGTGCGGGACGTCGCGGAGAACGGGGTCACGTTCACCAAGCCGGTGACGATGCTGGTCGGCGAGAACGGGTCGGGGAAGTCGACGCTGGTCGAGGCCATCGCCGAAGGCTTCGGGCTCGACTCCCACGGCGGCAAGGCGGGCCGCAAGTACGCGAGCAGCCGGCCCAAGACGCCGCTCGGCGAAGTGCTCGAACTGGAGACGACCTCCGCCGGAGCCAAGATGCGCGCCGGGTCGCGAACCGGGAAGCGGGGCTTCTTCCTGCGCGCGGAGACCGCGTTCGAGATGATCCGCAACCTCGCGGGCGCCCCCGGTTACTGGGACGCCGACACCGTCCGGATGAGCCACGGCGAAGGGTTCCTCGCCGTCTTCCACCAGATGCTGGGGGCGCGGGGTTTCTACGTGCTCGACGAGCCGGAAGCGGGCCTGTCGTTCAGCGCGTGCCTGCGGTTGGTGGCGCTGCTGCACGAGATCGGGGAATCCGGCGCGCAGGTCATCTGCGCCACCCACTCACCGATCCTCGCCGGAGTGCCGGGCGCGGACGTCCTCGAAGTGGGTGAGCACGGGCTGCGGCGCACGACGTGGTCGGACCTGGACCAGGTCGACCACTGGGCCCGCTACCTCGCCAACCCGGACGCCTACCTGTGCCACATCGTCGACCGGTGA